The Mesobacillus jeotgali genome window below encodes:
- a CDS encoding sigma-70 family RNA polymerase sigma factor, producing the protein MLPLIKKAQRGNDKAFLELFQQYEQDLYRMAFIYVKNQSDALDVVQETAYKSFKSIKELKEPKYFKSWLIRIAISCSLDILRKRKKVVPLKPDFEEFISEAVEADLTSEITLRELIEELREEEKSVILLRFYQGMTLKEVSETLNIPLGTAKTILYRGLAKLRKNLKGDDAIEQ; encoded by the coding sequence TTGCTGCCATTGATTAAAAAAGCACAAAGGGGAAATGACAAAGCATTTCTTGAGCTTTTCCAGCAATATGAGCAGGATCTATACAGAATGGCATTTATATATGTGAAAAACCAGAGTGACGCATTGGATGTTGTACAGGAAACAGCTTACAAGTCATTCAAATCTATTAAAGAACTGAAGGAGCCTAAATACTTTAAATCATGGCTGATCAGAATAGCCATCAGCTGTTCACTCGACATTTTAAGAAAGCGGAAAAAGGTTGTTCCATTGAAACCTGATTTTGAGGAATTTATTTCAGAAGCAGTTGAGGCGGATTTGACTTCCGAAATTACGTTAAGAGAATTGATTGAAGAGTTGCGGGAGGAAGAAAAAAGTGTAATCCTGCTGAGATTTTATCAAGGAATGACTTTGAAAGAGGTTTCTGAGACATTGAATATCCCGCTAGGCACAGCAAAGACAATATTGTACCGGGGGTTGGCAAAGCTTCGCAAAAATTTGAAGGGAGATGACGCAATTGAGCAATAG
- a CDS encoding ATP-dependent DNA helicase, whose product MQNVVKIPVRTLAEYVYKSGSIVSGFSSTSSFTEGSRIHREVQKTYKEQDQSEVFLKTEIEYENLLFIIEGRCDGLLEYDGRITIDEIKSTSLSLEMINEDSNLAHWAQAECYAYMYLQDHGLDCIDIQLTYVQKSSGEMKRFLKTRTYEEIKESMVYMLSIYAPYAKLRLEHKLIRNQSIKELAFPFAQYRKGQRQLAGSVYKTILEKKTLYASAPTGIGKTISTIFPAIKAIGENHLGKIFYLTAKTTTRQTAEEAFSQLFAGGLKMNVVTITAKDKVCFTEQGICSKEHCEFADGYYDKINDAVLDILQNENSFNRQCIEQYAFKHKICPFEFSLDLAYAADTVICDYNYIFDPKVSLKRLFDEQKKDTVLLVDEAHNLVDRGRDMYSSTLEKAPFLQLKREFKGKNENIHRVSKLINDYFIKVKKQAEPSKKIEFEEPLGEFNQLVLEFIELAEQELLSEKSENQELLLDTYFAAQNWQRISKLYDERFILYAEVQGNEVKIKQFCLDPSYLINHAGNSFKARVFFSATLSPIGYYRDMLGGEEDDYVVRIPSPFSQEQNQVMIQPLSTRFKDREKSVKPIVKTLVETIQTKPGNYLIFFPSYLYLNSVLEEWNLGDHGIPTIVQGSGMGDADREAYLESFKPGGSDSLVGFAVLGGIFSEGVDLKGDRLNGVLIVGVGLPQIGFERDLIKRHFSFTSKNGYDYAYVYPGMNKVLQAGGRLIRSEKDTGIIILIDDRYLQPQYQFLMPELWKSYTIK is encoded by the coding sequence ATGCAAAATGTTGTGAAGATACCAGTAAGAACATTGGCTGAGTATGTTTATAAAAGCGGGAGTATCGTATCAGGGTTCAGCTCAACTTCCTCTTTTACCGAAGGCTCTCGAATTCATCGTGAAGTCCAAAAAACATATAAAGAACAAGATCAAAGCGAGGTTTTTTTAAAGACTGAAATTGAATATGAGAATTTGCTTTTTATAATTGAAGGGCGTTGTGATGGCCTTCTGGAATATGATGGCCGCATTACGATTGATGAAATTAAATCAACCTCACTAAGCCTGGAAATGATCAATGAAGATAGTAATCTTGCTCACTGGGCCCAGGCAGAATGCTATGCCTATATGTACTTGCAGGATCATGGGCTGGACTGTATCGATATCCAGCTTACCTATGTACAGAAATCCTCAGGTGAAATGAAAAGGTTCCTTAAAACTAGGACATATGAAGAAATAAAGGAATCAATGGTATACATGCTATCGATATATGCTCCCTATGCAAAATTGCGGTTAGAACATAAATTGATAAGGAATCAAAGCATTAAAGAATTGGCCTTTCCATTTGCCCAATATCGGAAAGGGCAGCGGCAGCTAGCTGGTTCGGTATACAAAACAATCCTTGAAAAAAAGACCTTGTATGCAAGTGCTCCAACTGGTATTGGGAAGACTATTTCTACAATTTTCCCTGCGATTAAAGCAATCGGTGAAAATCATTTGGGAAAGATTTTCTACCTGACTGCCAAGACAACGACCAGACAAACAGCAGAGGAAGCTTTTAGTCAATTGTTTGCCGGCGGCCTTAAAATGAATGTAGTGACTATAACGGCAAAGGACAAAGTTTGCTTTACTGAGCAGGGGATATGCAGTAAAGAGCACTGTGAGTTTGCGGACGGTTATTATGACAAAATCAATGACGCTGTACTCGATATCTTGCAAAATGAAAACTCTTTTAATCGACAGTGCATTGAACAATATGCATTTAAACATAAGATTTGCCCTTTTGAATTTTCACTTGATCTTGCCTATGCAGCTGATACAGTCATTTGTGATTATAATTATATATTCGATCCAAAAGTTTCCTTAAAACGCTTATTTGATGAACAAAAAAAAGATACTGTCCTCCTTGTTGATGAAGCTCACAACCTGGTTGACAGGGGAAGGGATATGTATTCATCGACTCTGGAAAAGGCACCATTTTTACAGCTAAAGAGAGAGTTTAAGGGGAAAAACGAAAACATACATAGGGTATCCAAGTTAATTAACGACTATTTTATCAAGGTGAAAAAGCAGGCAGAACCTTCAAAAAAAATAGAATTTGAAGAGCCTCTTGGGGAATTCAATCAGTTGGTATTGGAGTTTATCGAACTGGCTGAACAGGAGCTGCTTAGCGAAAAATCAGAAAATCAAGAATTGTTGCTTGACACCTATTTTGCAGCGCAGAATTGGCAAAGAATCAGCAAGCTATATGATGAACGGTTCATTCTATATGCAGAGGTACAAGGGAATGAAGTGAAAATAAAGCAATTTTGCCTTGATCCTTCTTATCTAATCAATCATGCAGGTAATAGTTTCAAGGCGCGTGTTTTCTTTTCTGCCACTTTGAGTCCTATTGGATATTACCGTGATATGTTAGGGGGAGAGGAAGATGATTATGTTGTCAGAATTCCTTCCCCATTTTCCCAAGAACAGAACCAGGTAATGATCCAGCCTTTATCAACCAGATTTAAAGATAGAGAAAAATCTGTAAAACCGATAGTTAAAACTCTAGTCGAAACCATTCAGACAAAGCCAGGCAACTACCTGATCTTCTTTCCGTCCTATCTCTATCTGAATTCGGTGTTGGAAGAATGGAATCTCGGCGATCATGGGATACCGACGATTGTACAGGGTTCAGGAATGGGAGATGCCGATCGTGAAGCGTATCTGGAATCCTTCAAACCAGGCGGATCAGATTCACTGGTAGGTTTCGCTGTCTTGGGAGGGATTTTTTCAGAAGGTGTTGATTTAAAGGGTGACCGACTGAATGGGGTGTTGATTGTGGGGGTTGGCCTGCCTCAAATCGGCTTCGAGAGGGATTTGATCAAACGGCATTTTTCTTTTACAAGTAAAAATGGATATGATTACGCCTATGTTTATCCCGGAATGAACAAAGTCCTTCAAGCTGGAGGCAGACTGATTCGTTCCGAAAAGGATACGGGAATAATTATACTGATTGATGATCGTTATTTACAGCCTCAATATCAGTTTCTGATGCCGGAATTATGGAAAAGTTATACTATTAAATAG